One part of the Vicia villosa cultivar HV-30 ecotype Madison, WI linkage group LG6, Vvil1.0, whole genome shotgun sequence genome encodes these proteins:
- the LOC131612402 gene encoding uncharacterized protein LOC131612402, translating into MAPKRKHSSIFIGNCEVTVEASTFTCNSSSNDLLISLPQRGNIKVSVAAQDISANHKNTSESEKTEHEFLLLNPKDVDNVSKSYLQEVLQMYMTELPGMNYAANTGKQSKFLERCVTNGKYRTLLLKSSLARDSGKVIAAITYQIIPADTEYAEIPLAAVNAIYQRKGFGHLLFIELMKRLQNVGIRSIFCWGDKESEGFWLKQGFSSIAEVDTRGRARRLPIKADIRKTLCLPGGSTLMVCHLKKELLDDNTNSGKRLLSQPHQNSSPPAIIENEQCEVSDELLIDFISSHRRDTAQSKPKTLAKDGSSRGHGKLSGHNSKSCCNDTVPSNTTNCSQSTKVEKRAWEASLSSLKSKRVKGSQLVDCRSDSSWGFVPEAERANPCYVEASHGDTLITKKSEKCIGDHMHFEAPINLEPPSTKQCFRIMLMNINDDAKKTQLAKVIEDLGGTVAADGSTTTHVVTGKVRKTLNFCTALCSGAWVISSSWLKESFRTGRFVDESPHILNDEDYLLKYRLDLRSAVFRAKACPHALFKGYNICIAANVQTPAETLSAIVSSAGGNVISGLEKVTEVSTTIFVTCEEDINEAMMASKKGIRTFNSEWFMNCVMRQELDLEAPQFVESL; encoded by the exons atggcGCCAAAAAGAAAACATTCCTCAATCTTCATCG GTAACTGCGAGGTTACGGTCGAAGCCAGCACTTTCACTTGCAATTCTAGTTCCAACGACCTCTTAATCTCTCTTCCTCAAAGGGGAAATATCAAAGTATCTG TAGCGGCCCAGGACATTTCTGCGAACCATAAAAACACTTCTGAGTCTGAAAAAACAG AACATGAGTTCCTGCTGCTTAATCCGAAAGATGTTGACAATGTTAGCAAATCCTACCTCCAG GAAGTATTGCAGATGTATATGACAGAGCTACCGGGAATGAATTATGCTGCAAATACTGGAAAGCAATCAAAGTTTCTTGAGAGATGTGTGACTAATGG GAAATATCGAACACTACTTCTGAAATCCAGTTTGGCTAGAGATTCAGGAAAG GTTATAGCTGCAATCACTTATCAAATCATCCCTGCAGATACAGAATATGCAGAGATCCCACTTGCAGCTGTCAATGCAATCTACCAACGGAAG GGTTTTGGTCATCTATTGTTTATAGAGCTGATGAAGAGACTTCAAAATGTTGGCATTCGCTCTATTTTCTGTTGGGGAGACAAAGAATCTGAAGGATTTTGGCTTAAACAG GGTTTTTCATCCATAGCAGAGGTGGATACCAGAGGTAGAGCCCGCAGGTTACCTATAAAAGCTGATATTCGCAAAACATTATGCTTACCCGGTGGTTCAACACTGATGGTTTGCCACTTAAAGAAGGAATTGCTAGATGACAATACTAACTCTGGGAAGCGTCTCCTCTCACAGCCTCATCAGAACTCATCTCCACCTGCAATTATTGAAAATGAGCAGTGTGAAGTTTCAGATGAGCTACTCATTGATTTTATATCATCCCATAGAAGAGACACAGCTCAAAGTAAACCTAAGACTTTGGCAAAAGACGGATCTTCACGGGGACATGGAAAACTGAGTG GCCACAACTCTAAGAGCTGCTGCAATGACACTGTTCCCTCTAACACAACAAATTGTTCTCAATCTACAAAAGTTGAGAAGAGGGCCTGGGAAGCCTCTTTATCCTCGTTGAAGTCAAAGAGAGTGAAGGGAAGCCAGTTAGTTGACTGTCGATCAGATTCTAGCTGGGGTTTTGTGCCGGAGGCTGAAAGGGCCAATCCTTGTTATGTAGAAGCCTCTCATGGTGATACTTTAATTACAAAGAAGTCTGAAAAATGTATTGGAGACCATATGCATTTTGAAGCTCCGATCAACCTAGAACCGCCATCAACTAAACAATGCTTTAGAATCATGTTGATGAATATCAATGATGATGCTAAGAAAACACAGCTTGCAAAG GTGATTGAAGACCTTGGTGGAACTGTTGCCGCTGATGGAAGCACAACCACACATGTTGTCACAGGAAAAGTGAGAAAAACTCTGAATTTCTGCACCGCTCTCTGTTCAGG TGCTTGGGTGATCTCATCAAGTTGGTTAAAAGAAAGTTTTCGTACAGGCAGATTTGTTG ATGAATCGCCTCACATACTGAATGATGAGGATTATTTGTTGAAGTACAGATTGGATTTAAGAAGTGCAGTTTTCCGAGCAAAAGCTTGTCCCCATGCTTTATTCAAGGGGTATAATATTTGTATTGCAGCTAATGTTCAAACTCCTGCAGAAACTCTGTCTGCTATTGTTAGCTCTGCTGGTGGTAAT GTTATTAGTGGGCTTGAAAAAGTAACTGAAGTATCAACAACGATCTTTGTGACATGTGAAGAAGATATAAACGAAGCAATGATGGCTTCAAAGAAAGGTATAAgaactttcaatagtgagtggtTTATGAACTGTGTCATGAGACAAGAGCTTGACTTGGAAGCCCCTCAATTTGTAGAGTCCTTATAA